One window of Nostoc sp. C052 genomic DNA carries:
- a CDS encoding carbonic anhydrase, whose protein sequence is MKYNSIDELFRNNQAWVAEKLAIDPTYFEELSSGQTPPFLYIGCSDSRLALTSFTRTEPGELFVHRNIANQVSLTDINFLAVLEYAILHLKVEHVIVCGHYDCGGIKAALEGRTIGILDNWVNPIRELYLEKQEEIDALPTREERLNRLAEINVVAQVKNLYQTSIMRQVLHQRKAPMVHGWVLDIRTGLIKDLNVSTVQWQLHICPLLLEFRLYAMLKNES, encoded by the coding sequence ATGAAATACAACAGCATTGATGAACTCTTCAGAAATAATCAGGCTTGGGTTGCCGAGAAACTAGCTATAGACCCAACTTACTTTGAAGAATTATCTAGCGGACAAACACCACCTTTTCTATACATTGGGTGTTCTGATAGTCGTCTGGCATTAACAAGCTTTACCCGTACAGAACCAGGAGAATTATTTGTACATCGTAATATTGCTAATCAAGTTTCTCTAACGGATATAAACTTTTTAGCCGTTTTAGAATACGCAATTTTACATCTGAAAGTGGAACACGTGATCGTTTGTGGTCACTATGATTGTGGAGGAATTAAGGCTGCTTTAGAAGGAAGAACCATCGGAATTCTTGATAACTGGGTAAATCCGATTCGGGAACTGTATTTAGAAAAACAAGAAGAAATTGATGCCTTGCCAACAAGAGAAGAACGTCTGAATCGTTTGGCGGAAATCAATGTTGTGGCGCAAGTGAAAAATCTTTACCAAACTTCCATCATGCGTCAGGTACTCCATCAGCGAAAAGCACCTATGGTTCACGGCTGGGTACTAGATATACGTACTGGGTTAATCAAAGATTTGAATGTCTCAACTGTACAATGGCAATTGCACATCTGTCCCTTGCTTCTAGAGTTCAGACTGTATGCGATGTTAAAGAATGAGAGCTAA
- a CDS encoding YqaE/Pmp3 family membrane protein — MDLVRILCAIFLPPLGVFLQVGFGIDFWINILLTLFGYIPGIIHAVWIIAKK; from the coding sequence ATGGATTTAGTTCGGATTCTGTGTGCCATTTTCCTGCCGCCTTTGGGAGTTTTTTTACAAGTAGGTTTTGGTATAGATTTTTGGATTAACATACTTTTGACGCTTTTTGGTTACATTCCTGGGATTATTCATGCAGTGTGGATAATTGCTAAAAAATAA
- a CDS encoding SWIM zinc finger domain-containing protein codes for MSIPQISEFTIRRHANAKSFQRGEAYYEAGAVNTVIQRGHLLQADVVGTEARPYHVNLSFDSSGLTSVKCTCAYDLEGWCKHIVATMLVCARNSENIEQRPTLEELLNRIDYIQTQRLLQELVAEYSPLIEAIDRHVSWMTNPADNQTNIKPLRRRTIDPTPFRRQVRQILKDTVRYFEEGYEEDPIGEDLLSVVQTAVDFSERGEGENAIAILQAITSTCVENWDDVAEYGAENDEIVGELNSAWCEAILSTQLTPEEKVDIQINLEAWQDDWNVDFGLIMEALRQGWDYPPLLQVLQGNITERGAWEEDVPDYADDLALIRLKILERQERYQEYLYLAEAEGQTQQYLTMLGRLGRVEEAIDAAQTQMNSMEEAFALAKTLSIQGALQQALDIAQSGLSLPGNCQYELGIWTSDLASELGNSETALFAIKTAFQVKPSFVDYQKMAELAGENWESVKTDLLKIVRTYSGWGTESAKLDIFLHEGLIDDAIAIASELSSYHSELIHRVMDAAIPHNPSWVIANARLRAEKIMDAGKAEYYYYAVEWLKKARNAYLESGKKSDWLSYREKLMQTHARKRKLMGMFKQKSME; via the coding sequence ATGTCTATTCCCCAAATTAGTGAATTTACTATCCGCCGTCATGCCAACGCCAAATCTTTCCAACGGGGCGAGGCATATTATGAGGCTGGTGCTGTCAATACTGTTATCCAACGTGGTCATCTGCTTCAGGCGGATGTTGTCGGCACTGAAGCTAGACCTTATCATGTCAACCTGAGTTTCGATAGCAGTGGCTTAACTTCAGTAAAATGCACCTGTGCCTACGACTTGGAAGGGTGGTGCAAACACATTGTCGCGACGATGCTTGTCTGTGCGCGTAACTCAGAAAATATTGAGCAGCGCCCCACCCTAGAAGAACTACTAAATCGCATAGATTATATCCAAACTCAAAGGCTGCTGCAAGAGTTAGTCGCAGAATACTCACCATTAATTGAGGCGATTGACCGTCATGTAAGTTGGATGACGAATCCTGCTGACAACCAAACAAACATCAAACCTCTGCGCCGCAGGACTATTGATCCGACTCCCTTTCGGCGGCAAGTACGGCAGATTCTCAAGGATACCGTGCGCTACTTTGAGGAGGGATATGAAGAAGACCCGATTGGCGAAGATTTGCTGAGTGTGGTGCAAACTGCGGTAGATTTTAGCGAACGTGGAGAAGGTGAAAATGCGATCGCTATTTTGCAAGCGATTACCTCTACCTGTGTGGAAAATTGGGATGATGTTGCCGAATATGGCGCTGAAAACGATGAAATTGTCGGGGAATTAAATAGTGCTTGGTGTGAAGCAATTCTCAGCACCCAACTTACCCCAGAAGAAAAAGTTGATATTCAAATTAATTTAGAAGCATGGCAAGATGATTGGAATGTTGACTTTGGCCTGATTATGGAGGCTTTACGCCAAGGTTGGGATTATCCACCATTGCTACAAGTTCTCCAAGGTAATATTACGGAAAGAGGAGCTTGGGAAGAAGATGTGCCAGATTATGCAGATGATTTGGCATTAATTCGTCTAAAAATTCTCGAACGTCAAGAACGTTATCAAGAATACCTATATTTAGCAGAAGCGGAAGGGCAAACCCAGCAATATCTGACCATGTTGGGGCGTTTAGGCAGGGTGGAAGAAGCGATTGACGCGGCTCAAACACAGATGAACTCAATGGAAGAGGCTTTTGCCCTAGCGAAAACACTCAGCATTCAAGGAGCATTACAGCAAGCACTAGATATAGCCCAAAGTGGGTTAAGTTTACCAGGTAATTGTCAGTACGAATTGGGAATTTGGACAAGTGATTTAGCTAGTGAGTTGGGTAATAGTGAAACTGCTTTATTTGCAATCAAGACAGCTTTTCAAGTCAAGCCCTCTTTTGTGGACTACCAAAAGATGGCAGAATTGGCTGGGGAAAACTGGGAAAGTGTCAAAACAGACCTGCTGAAAATTGTTCGGACTTATAGTGGTTGGGGAACAGAATCAGCCAAGCTGGACATATTCTTGCATGAGGGGCTAATTGATGATGCAATTGCGATCGCTAGTGAACTTAGTTCTTATCATTCAGAGCTAATTCACCGAGTCATGGATGCTGCTATCCCTCATAATCCTAGTTGGGTGATTGCTAATGCTCGTCTCCGTGCCGAAAAAATTATGGATGCAGGTAAAGCCGAATACTACTATTACGCGGTTGAATGGTTGAAAAAGGCGCGTAATGCCTACTTGGAATCTGGAAAGAAATCTGACTGGTTAAGCTATCGAGAAAAATTGATGCAAACCCATGCTCGTAAACGCAAATTGATGGGAATGTTTAAGCAAAAAAGTATGGAATAA
- a CDS encoding DUF5340 domain-containing protein gives MEQIPLPSPIHYELILQLLERQTMLAVNDNPDLRHQVNQLIITLRKAAVQQKRLEEICEFSSVTIDHRWSINHHHDNKVVAPD, from the coding sequence ATGGAGCAAATCCCTCTACCTTCACCTATTCATTACGAACTTATACTTCAACTCTTAGAAAGACAAACTATGTTAGCAGTAAATGATAATCCAGATTTACGGCATCAGGTGAATCAGCTAATTATTACTCTCCGTAAAGCTGCTGTACAGCAAAAGCGACTAGAAGAAATTTGCGAGTTTTCCTCTGTAACTATTGATCACCGTTGGTCAATCAACCATCATCACGATAACAAAGTTGTTGCGCCCGATTGA
- the trpC gene encoding indole-3-glycerol phosphate synthase TrpC, translating to MQIRRRSPNPAIAVSMLRYQAAVPDAAPNNILEEIVWQKEIEYDQMREKVPLQELLKQVLTAPPTRDFVAALRQGRTKPALIAEVKKASPSKGVLRADFDPVAIAQSYQQGGASCLSVLTDVKFFQGSFDNLAKVRAAVDLPLLCKEFIIYAYQIYLARVQGADAILLIAAILSDQDLKYFLKIANNLKMAALIEVHSLAELDRVLALDGVSLVGINNRNLEDFSVDLQTTCELLATRGSQLQEKNILVVSESGLHNPDDLSLVLTAGASAVLIGESLVKQPDPGTAIAQILPRNF from the coding sequence ATGCAAATCCGTCGTCGTTCACCTAACCCAGCTATTGCTGTGTCCATGTTACGTTATCAGGCTGCCGTGCCTGATGCAGCGCCAAACAACATTTTGGAAGAAATTGTCTGGCAGAAAGAAATAGAATATGACCAAATGCGGGAAAAAGTTCCTTTGCAAGAATTGCTGAAACAGGTACTCACTGCACCGCCAACCCGCGATTTTGTCGCCGCTTTGCGTCAAGGCAGGACTAAACCAGCATTGATTGCCGAAGTTAAAAAAGCTTCACCTAGCAAAGGCGTTTTACGGGCAGATTTTGACCCAGTAGCGATCGCCCAATCTTATCAACAAGGTGGTGCTAGTTGTCTTTCGGTGCTAACAGATGTCAAGTTTTTTCAAGGTAGCTTTGACAACTTAGCCAAAGTTCGGGCTGCCGTAGATTTGCCCCTACTGTGCAAAGAGTTTATTATTTATGCTTACCAGATATACTTAGCGCGGGTTCAGGGTGCAGACGCTATTTTGTTGATTGCAGCTATCCTGAGCGATCAAGATTTGAAATACTTCCTGAAAATTGCTAACAACCTGAAAATGGCAGCCTTGATTGAAGTCCATAGCTTGGCAGAACTTGACCGTGTGTTAGCCTTGGATGGAGTCTCCTTGGTAGGAATCAATAATCGCAATTTGGAAGATTTCTCTGTTGATCTGCAAACTACTTGTGAACTTTTAGCTACAAGGGGTAGCCAATTGCAGGAGAAAAACATCCTGGTTGTCAGCGAGTCAGGACTACACAACCCAGATGATTTGAGTTTGGTGCTGACAGCGGGTGCATCCGCTGTACTCATTGGAGAATCTTTGGTAAAACAGCCAGATCCCGGCACTGCGATCGCCCAGATATTACCGAGGAATTTCTGA
- a CDS encoding ShlB/FhaC/HecB family hemolysin secretion/activation protein gives MIDKYPQNLIVSCLPLSMLLLLGSIYSSPLKAQAIDTTQLPTSNFILSQQLPPPQDVQPPAPSPLPAPELPQPLPPPAELFPPSAPTPTPEEPIPGNFPQTIVVERFEVVGSTVFSAQELAKATAEFTKRPISLTEIYQARSKITDLYVKKGYITSGAYIPPQTIQSGVVKIQVVEGKLEGIQVTGTRRLNPNYIRSRLAIATSPPLNRQRLLEALQLLQLNPLIKNVTAELSAGSRTGASLLEVKISEAKTFSSQIVLDNGRSPSVGSFRRRLQLNEANLLGLGDALGVAYTNTDGSNSFDASYTLPVNPKNGTISFNYGTTSSNVIEPPFNVLDIQSSSRYYELTFRQPIIQTPTQEFALGLTASRRESEASYVEIERIPFPGLGADNQGRTRVSALRFFQEWTSRNSREVIALRSQFSLGIDVLNPTINQEAPDGRFFAWQGQGQWARLLAPETLLLLRLNTQLASRTLLPLEQFGLGGQDSIRGYRQDYLLTDNGTFVSAEVQVPILRLPQINSTLQVVPFVDFGVGWNSSGRDNPNPNTLAAVGLGLRWSQGDRFTVRLDWGIPLISVNSNDRTLQENGLYFSLLYNPF, from the coding sequence ATGATTGATAAATATCCCCAGAACCTTATAGTGTCTTGCTTACCGCTAAGTATGCTTCTGTTACTCGGCAGTATATATTCTAGTCCACTGAAAGCCCAGGCTATTGATACTACACAATTACCAACTAGTAATTTCATCCTGTCACAACAACTCCCACCACCACAGGATGTCCAACCACCTGCACCTTCACCACTTCCTGCACCGGAATTGCCACAGCCACTTCCTCCACCAGCAGAACTATTTCCCCCATCTGCCCCAACTCCCACACCAGAGGAACCAATTCCTGGCAATTTTCCTCAAACTATTGTTGTTGAACGGTTTGAAGTTGTTGGTAGCACAGTCTTCAGTGCCCAAGAGTTAGCTAAAGCCACTGCTGAATTTACCAAACGACCGATCTCGCTGACCGAAATATATCAAGCACGTTCTAAAATTACTGATTTATACGTCAAAAAAGGTTACATTACCTCTGGTGCATATATCCCACCCCAAACAATCCAATCTGGTGTTGTCAAAATTCAGGTGGTCGAAGGTAAATTAGAGGGTATCCAGGTAACTGGAACTCGACGGTTGAATCCGAATTATATCCGCAGCCGACTAGCAATAGCGACATCACCGCCTCTGAATCGCCAGCGTCTATTAGAGGCACTGCAACTTTTGCAACTTAATCCCTTGATTAAAAACGTGACTGCTGAACTCTCAGCAGGATCGCGGACAGGTGCTAGTCTCTTAGAAGTCAAGATCAGTGAGGCAAAAACCTTTAGTAGCCAAATAGTTCTTGATAATGGGCGATCGCCTAGTGTTGGCAGTTTCCGCCGCCGATTACAATTGAATGAAGCCAACTTATTGGGATTGGGAGATGCTTTAGGTGTAGCTTACACTAATACCGATGGTAGCAATTCCTTTGACGCCAGCTATACATTACCAGTCAATCCGAAGAACGGAACCATCAGCTTTAACTATGGCACTACATCGAGTAATGTCATTGAACCTCCTTTCAACGTTTTAGATATCCAATCGTCTTCTCGCTATTACGAACTAACATTTCGCCAGCCCATAATTCAAACTCCTACGCAAGAATTCGCCTTGGGGTTGACAGCCTCACGACGGGAAAGTGAAGCCTCCTATGTGGAAATAGAGCGAATACCTTTCCCTGGTTTAGGCGCTGATAACCAGGGACGCACCAGGGTATCTGCGTTGCGATTTTTTCAAGAATGGACTTCTCGTAACAGCCGTGAAGTCATCGCCCTACGCTCTCAATTTAGCTTGGGTATCGATGTGTTAAATCCCACCATTAATCAAGAGGCTCCCGATGGCCGCTTTTTTGCTTGGCAAGGGCAAGGACAGTGGGCCCGCCTTTTAGCTCCTGAAACCTTACTATTACTTCGTTTAAATACACAACTTGCCTCGAGAACACTTTTGCCCTTAGAGCAATTTGGCTTAGGTGGACAGGATAGCATTCGAGGCTACCGTCAAGATTACCTGCTAACGGATAATGGCACTTTTGTTTCTGCGGAAGTTCAAGTACCGATTCTGCGTTTACCCCAGATAAATAGCACGTTACAGGTTGTCCCCTTTGTGGATTTTGGTGTGGGCTGGAATAGTTCGGGCAGAGACAACCCTAATCCTAATACTTTAGCTGCTGTTGGTTTGGGGTTGCGTTGGTCACAGGGCGATCGCTTCACTGTTCGTCTTGATTGGGGTATTCCTTTAATATCTGTTAATTCAAATGACAGAACATTACAAGAAAACGGTCTGTATTTTAGTTTACTTTATAATCCTTTTTAA
- the lpdA gene encoding dihydrolipoyl dehydrogenase, producing the protein MSQGYDYDLVIIGAGVGGHGAALHAVSCGLKTAIIEAADMGGTCVNRGCIPSKALLAASGRVRELRNAHHLKSLGIQIGSVEFDRQAIADHATNLVSKIQGDLTNSLKRLGVDIIRGWGKIAGAQKVLISGDGGEKTITAKDIILSPGSIPFVPPGIEVDGKTVFTSDQGVKLESLPDWVAIIGSGYIGLEFSDIYSALGCEITLIEALDQLMPGFDRDIAKLAERVLITPRDIETKVGIYAKKVIPGSPVVIELADFKTKEDVDVIEVDACLVATGRIPATKNLGLESVGVEVDRRNFIPVDDRMAVLSAGEVVPHLWAIGDANGKMMLAHAASAQGIIAVENIVGRERVVDYRSIPAAAFTHPEVSYVGLTETAAKELGQAEGFEIATSRSYFKGNSKALAENEADGIAKVIYRKDTGEVLGVHIFGLHASDLIHEASAAIANRQSVQSLAHLVHAHPTLSEVLDEAYKRAI; encoded by the coding sequence GTGAGTCAAGGATATGATTACGATTTAGTAATTATCGGCGCTGGTGTAGGCGGACATGGCGCAGCCTTACACGCCGTAAGTTGTGGTTTGAAAACAGCAATTATTGAAGCTGCTGATATGGGAGGAACCTGTGTTAATCGGGGTTGTATTCCTTCTAAAGCGCTGCTGGCTGCATCTGGACGTGTGCGGGAGTTACGCAATGCCCACCACCTCAAGTCACTGGGAATTCAAATTGGTAGCGTGGAATTCGATCGCCAAGCGATCGCCGATCATGCTACCAATCTTGTCTCAAAAATTCAAGGCGATTTAACCAACAGCCTCAAACGTCTAGGAGTCGATATCATCCGAGGTTGGGGAAAAATCGCTGGGGCGCAAAAAGTCTTGATTTCTGGAGACGGCGGTGAAAAAACCATCACAGCCAAAGACATCATTCTTTCACCTGGTTCAATTCCTTTTGTACCTCCAGGGATTGAAGTAGACGGCAAAACTGTCTTTACCAGCGATCAAGGTGTCAAATTAGAGTCGCTACCAGACTGGGTGGCAATTATTGGTAGTGGTTATATCGGCTTGGAATTTTCTGATATTTACTCAGCTTTGGGTTGCGAAATCACCTTAATTGAAGCCCTAGATCAGTTAATGCCAGGATTTGACCGCGATATTGCCAAACTTGCTGAACGGGTGCTAATTACTCCCCGCGATATTGAAACGAAAGTTGGGATATACGCCAAAAAAGTTATCCCAGGTTCACCTGTGGTAATTGAGTTAGCAGATTTCAAAACCAAAGAAGATGTAGATGTCATCGAAGTAGATGCTTGCTTAGTAGCTACTGGACGCATCCCAGCCACCAAAAATCTTGGTTTAGAGTCTGTGGGTGTGGAAGTTGATCGGCGGAATTTTATTCCAGTAGACGATCGCATGGCAGTGTTATCAGCCGGTGAAGTCGTGCCACATTTGTGGGCAATTGGCGATGCTAATGGGAAAATGATGTTGGCACATGCGGCTTCTGCTCAAGGCATCATTGCGGTAGAAAATATAGTTGGAAGGGAAAGAGTAGTAGACTATCGCAGCATCCCCGCAGCGGCGTTTACCCACCCAGAAGTCAGCTATGTGGGCTTAACAGAAACCGCAGCTAAGGAGTTGGGACAAGCCGAAGGGTTTGAAATCGCCACAAGTAGGAGTTATTTCAAAGGAAATTCCAAAGCTTTAGCAGAAAATGAAGCCGACGGTATTGCCAAAGTCATATATCGCAAAGACACCGGAGAAGTCTTGGGCGTCCACATTTTCGGACTGCACGCCTCAGACTTAATTCATGAAGCGTCAGCTGCGATCGCCAACCGTCAATCTGTCCAAAGCTTGGCACATCTAGTTCACGCCCACCCGACACTCTCGGAAGTCTTAGACGAAGCTTATAAACGAGCCATTTAG
- the trpB gene encoding tryptophan synthase subunit beta, with protein sequence MTTTPLSPSSIAQVPDTLGRFGRFGGKYVPETLMPALAELETAYQQYRNDPSFQAELQQLLRDYVGRATPLYFAERLTANYARPDRTGPQIYLKREDLNHTGAHKINNALGQVLLAKRMGKQRIIAETGAGQHGVATATVCARFGLKCIIYMGVQDMERQALNVFRMRLMGAEVRPVEAGTGTLKDATSEAIRDWVTNVESTHYILGSVAGPHPYPMMVRDFHAVIGEETRAQAIEKWGGLPDILLACVGGGSNAMGLFYEFINESSIRLIGVEAAGEGVNTEKHAATLTKGRVGVLHGAMSYLLQDEDGQIIEAHSISAGLDYPGVGPEHSYLKDTGRAEYYSVTDAEALEAFQRLSKLEGIIPALETAHAIAYLETLCPQLTGSPRIVINCSGRGDKDVQTVAKLLYPA encoded by the coding sequence GTGACTACCACTCCTCTATCTCCAAGTTCAATTGCTCAGGTTCCAGATACGCTAGGTCGCTTTGGACGCTTTGGCGGTAAGTATGTACCTGAAACGCTTATGCCTGCCCTTGCTGAGTTAGAAACAGCTTATCAGCAATACCGCAATGACCCTAGTTTTCAAGCAGAACTACAGCAGTTGTTACGGGACTATGTGGGACGTGCGACACCATTGTATTTTGCTGAACGCCTGACTGCTAATTATGCCCGACCCGATCGCACAGGGCCACAAATTTACTTGAAACGTGAAGATTTAAATCACACTGGCGCTCACAAAATCAATAATGCTCTTGGTCAAGTATTGTTGGCAAAACGCATGGGTAAGCAGCGGATTATTGCCGAAACGGGTGCGGGACAACATGGAGTTGCGACAGCCACAGTTTGCGCTCGTTTTGGGCTGAAATGCATAATCTACATGGGCGTTCAAGACATGGAACGTCAAGCTTTAAATGTGTTCAGAATGCGGCTGATGGGGGCAGAAGTGCGTCCGGTAGAGGCGGGAACCGGAACTTTGAAGGATGCTACTTCTGAAGCAATTCGGGATTGGGTGACAAATGTAGAAAGTACTCACTACATCCTGGGTTCAGTCGCAGGGCCACATCCTTACCCAATGATGGTACGTGATTTCCATGCAGTTATTGGCGAAGAAACTCGCGCCCAAGCAATAGAAAAGTGGGGTGGATTACCTGATATTCTGTTGGCTTGTGTGGGTGGTGGTTCCAATGCAATGGGACTATTTTATGAGTTTATTAATGAGTCTTCTATACGATTAATTGGGGTTGAGGCAGCCGGAGAAGGTGTCAATACTGAAAAACACGCAGCAACCTTGACAAAAGGACGAGTTGGTGTATTGCATGGAGCAATGAGCTACCTGCTGCAAGATGAAGATGGGCAAATCATTGAGGCACACTCAATTAGCGCCGGGTTAGATTATCCCGGTGTGGGCCCAGAACATAGCTATTTAAAAGATACTGGTCGCGCTGAATACTATAGTGTGACGGATGCAGAGGCTTTAGAGGCATTCCAGCGATTATCGAAATTGGAAGGGATTATCCCGGCGTTAGAAACAGCCCATGCGATCGCCTACCTCGAAACCCTCTGTCCTCAACTAACTGGCAGTCCTCGGATTGTGATTAACTGCTCTGGACGCGGTGATAAAGATGTACAAACAGTAGCTAAGTTATTGTATCCAGCGTAA
- a CDS encoding class I SAM-dependent methyltransferase, translating into MDQQFKHAMLPQPTHDELARQNFVQSLKMHIFRNISPGNKVVYEKLGKPRFEQEHQRPPQNRYEIREVMQHEPYYRWTSALKRINQEMLWDAVNANVDRQLPELIERAKDKGDELGTLTLDSNFEIPTHQKAVDIHCMPGGYHSEFTADDVTAGATYDRGVYVYGLGWLGPLNDDMGLSIVQNYLLSEHPDFRPRKILDMGCSVGNSTLPYVDGFPDAEVHAIDIGASMLRYAHARAEALGKRVHFSQQNAEHTNFPDESFDLVVSHILLHEIPPPAIRKVMQESYRLLAPGGMMIHVEAPLYRHMDVYTQFIYDWETANNNEPFWSAARDLDLVSLVTKAGFAPDKVFEKFVPNGAWKAKVTNALFKNGKSGSQGTWFVVAATK; encoded by the coding sequence ATGGATCAACAATTCAAACACGCGATGCTACCGCAACCCACTCACGACGAGTTAGCACGCCAAAACTTTGTGCAAAGTCTGAAAATGCACATTTTCAGGAATATCTCTCCTGGGAATAAGGTAGTTTATGAAAAACTAGGCAAGCCGAGGTTTGAACAAGAACATCAGCGTCCTCCCCAGAATCGTTATGAAATTCGGGAAGTAATGCAGCACGAACCTTACTACCGCTGGACTAGTGCGCTCAAGCGCATCAACCAGGAAATGTTATGGGATGCTGTAAATGCCAACGTTGACAGACAACTACCAGAATTGATTGAGCGCGCCAAAGATAAAGGTGATGAACTGGGTACTTTAACCCTTGACTCAAATTTTGAAATACCTACTCATCAAAAAGCTGTAGATATTCACTGTATGCCCGGAGGATATCACAGTGAATTCACCGCTGATGATGTCACTGCCGGCGCAACCTACGATCGCGGCGTTTATGTTTATGGTCTAGGTTGGTTAGGGCCCCTGAACGATGATATGGGGCTATCTATAGTTCAAAACTACCTACTATCAGAGCATCCTGACTTTCGACCGAGAAAAATCCTCGATATGGGATGTTCTGTCGGTAATAGTACATTACCTTATGTAGATGGTTTCCCAGATGCAGAAGTCCATGCCATAGATATAGGTGCATCTATGCTGCGTTACGCTCATGCAAGAGCCGAAGCTTTGGGAAAACGGGTACACTTCTCTCAGCAAAATGCCGAACACACTAACTTCCCTGATGAATCATTTGATTTAGTGGTTTCTCACATTTTGCTGCATGAAATTCCCCCGCCAGCCATCCGTAAAGTTATGCAAGAATCTTATCGTCTACTGGCTCCTGGCGGCATGATGATCCATGTGGAAGCACCCCTTTATCGTCACATGGATGTTTATACGCAGTTTATTTATGATTGGGAAACCGCTAACAACAACGAACCCTTCTGGAGTGCTGCACGCGATTTGGATTTGGTATCGCTAGTTACTAAGGCTGGTTTTGCCCCAGATAAAGTCTTCGAGAAATTTGTCCCCAATGGAGCGTGGAAAGCCAAGGTAACGAATGCACTGTTTAAAAATGGGAAATCAGGCAGTCAAGGCACTTGGTTTGTAGTTGCTGCAACTAAGTAA
- a CDS encoding translation initiation factor, which translates to MSSSNPKSSDKGFVYREFGNDNSAATERPIPELPAQQQNLKVQASRKGRKGKTVTVVSGFQVKPETLADLVKQLKTQCGTGGTVKDNEIEIQGEHKQKIVEILTKLGYKAKISGG; encoded by the coding sequence ATGTCTTCTTCTAATCCCAAATCTTCTGACAAAGGCTTTGTCTACCGCGAATTTGGCAATGACAACTCAGCTGCTACAGAAAGACCAATTCCAGAACTGCCCGCACAACAACAAAATCTTAAAGTACAAGCTTCCCGCAAAGGACGCAAAGGGAAAACCGTCACAGTGGTTAGTGGTTTTCAAGTCAAGCCGGAAACCTTGGCAGATTTGGTGAAGCAGTTGAAAACTCAGTGTGGTACTGGTGGGACAGTTAAAGATAACGAAATTGAAATTCAGGGCGAACACAAGCAGAAAATTGTCGAGATTTTGACCAAGCTAGGTTACAAAGCAAAAATTAGCGGTGGCTAA